A stretch of Bacillota bacterium DNA encodes these proteins:
- the atoD gene encoding acetate CoA-transferase subunit alpha gives MSNKLRTAAEALAELQSGATIMIGGFLAVGTPETLVDEVLNKGVDELTIIGNDTSFPDRGIGKLVVHKRAKKVMVSHVGTNPETGRQMHAGETEVELVPQGTLAEQVRAGGAGLGGILTPTGVGTVVEVGKEKMVVNGKEYLLERALQADFALIRAHKADSTGNLVYRRAARNFNPLMATAAKIVVAEVDEIVPVGAIDPDEVVTPGLFVTYLVKREAPRSHE, from the coding sequence ATGAGCAATAAACTACGCACCGCAGCGGAGGCCCTAGCCGAGTTGCAGTCTGGCGCCACAATAATGATCGGGGGCTTCTTAGCGGTAGGCACACCCGAAACCCTAGTGGACGAAGTTCTTAACAAGGGCGTCGATGAGTTGACTATCATCGGCAATGACACTAGCTTTCCCGACCGTGGTATTGGCAAGCTAGTAGTGCATAAGCGCGCCAAGAAGGTCATGGTATCGCATGTCGGTACTAACCCCGAGACGGGCCGGCAAATGCACGCCGGCGAGACCGAGGTAGAGCTCGTACCGCAAGGCACCTTAGCAGAGCAGGTTAGAGCAGGGGGAGCCGGCCTAGGCGGTATTCTCACGCCCACGGGCGTGGGTACGGTGGTCGAAGTGGGCAAAGAAAAGATGGTCGTTAACGGCAAGGAGTACTTGCTAGAGCGCGCTTTGCAGGCCGATTTCGCCCTCATCCGGGCGCATAAAGCCGACTCCACAGGTAATCTAGTCTATCGCCGTGCGGCGCGCAATTTTAACCCCCTCATGGCTACCGCCGCCAAAATTGTGGTGGCCGAGGTAGACGAGATTGTACCTGTCGGAGCGATTGACCCCGACGAAGTAGTTACCCCAGGCCTCTTTGTCACTTACT